AGCCAACAACTTTGAGGAATCGTAGGTGAAACGCCTTTTACAGGGAGGATAATTGCCATAGTTTAAAAATTACGTTCGCCTTTTTCACGTTTCCCTAGCATAACTGCACCGGCCATTGCCACAAGGAAAAGAACAGAAACAAGCTCGAATGGAAGTACATACTTACTATACATTACCTTTCCGAGATTCTCGATTAGGCCAGCTTTTGCATTGAATGTATATGGGTTTAACTTCGCAATTTCGGTATTTCGAATTGTTACGATCAGTAGAAATCCAATTACGCCAGCTATTACACTCGCTCCTATCATTACTACGTTTCTGTCTAATTCATTACTTTCACCTCTTAGGTTAAGAAACATAACGACAAATAGAAACAAGACCATGATTGCACCCGCATATACAATGATATTTACAGCAGCTACAAACTGAGCATTGAGTAATATGTATATAGATGAAAGCGAGAAAAAAGTAAGTATAAGGTAAATGACACTATGCATTGGATTTTTGGAAACTACTGTTCCTATTCCACCCAAAAGAGTCAAAAGAGACACAATGTAGAAAGACCATTGTGTCATTGTTAAGTTTTTTAATGTTTCTAAAAACTCCATTTTAGTTATTATCTACTGGGTAGGCTTGTTGCTTTTCCCACAATTTAGTCATTTCTTCTTTTGTCCAAGCATCACGCTCATATCGCTCGTTCATGTCCTCAACCAATTGGTCTTTGCCATAAATTACATTTTCACGGCTAGTGAATACCGGAACGAACTTATCATGACGCAAATAAACAGCTTCTTTAGGGCATGCTTCTTCACAAAGGCCACAAAATATACATCTAAGCATATTGACCTCGTATTGTGCAGCATACTTTTCTTCGCGATACAAATGCTCTTCGCCTTTTACTCGTTCGGCTGCTACCATAGAAATAGCTTCTGCAGGGCAAGCAACTGCACATAAGCCACAAGCAGTACATCTTTCGCGGCCTTCTTCATCTCGTTTAAGAATGTGATGGCCTCTAAATATTGGTCCTAAGTATCGTTTTTGCTCAGGGTATCGAATAGTCGCTTTTTTGGAGAAAAAGTGCTTAAGTGTAATCCCAAGTCCTCTTGCAATACCCGGTAGGTAACTGCTTTCTGCCAGCGTTAATGGCGTCTTATCTGTTTTCTTTGATCTGTTTGTTAACTGCATTAAGACTGAGCTGTTTTAGGTTTTACAAAAGGCCAAACGATATATAATGCTGCCAAAAAGCAAGCAAGTCCAATATAGGTTCCAAGTAATGGTTGTCCCGAAAGTTCTGCCGCTGCTGTAATGACGATATTGACTATAGCCAGTGGGATAAGCCCTTTCCAACCAAGATTCATTAATTGGTCATACCTAAATCTAGGCAATGTCCAGCGAACCCACATGTAAAGGAATATGAAGAAAGCAATTTTTATAAATAGGACAAGGATACCAACTCCAGTTGCTAAGTTATGTCCTAAAACTGTTCCCATGCTTGAAGTAAGCCATGCATAAACGGTATCCATTCCTGGATAGTTAAAACCGCCAAAATACAATGAGGCTAATATAGCTGAGGAGATAAACATATTGATATACTCTGAGAAAAGGTAAAGACCTAGTTTCATGGAACCATATTCTGTATGATAACCAGCGACTAGCTCGTTCTCTGATTCTGGTAGGTCAAATGGTGTTCTATTACACTCAGCAAATGAGCAAGTAAGAAACACTAAAAATCCTAAAGGCTGGTACCAAATGTTCCAGTCCATTCCGTGTTGTTGCGTAACAATTGATCGAATTGAAAGTGATTCTGACATCATCAAAATTGCGATTATCGATAATCCCATTCCCAATTCGTAAGAAATATTCTGAGATGCGGCACGAATTGCTCCGTATAAAGAGTATTTGTTATTTGATGCCCATCCACCAATTAGAATTCCATAAACTCCAAGTGCCACCACGCCAAAAACCCAAAGAATACCAATGTTTACTTCGATGCCTTGTACCAATACCAATTCCCCAGTTGTAAGCATAATAGAATCGCCAAATGGTATAACCGCACTTGCCATTAATGCAGTTAGCATTGCAAGTGAAGGCCCCATGATAAAGAGCCATTTGTCAGCCATGTTTGGCACAAAATCCTCTTTGAAGAATAGCTTTACAGCATCGGCAAGTGGTTGTAAAAGACCAAAAGGTCCAGCATAATCGGGACCAACACGATCCTGAATAAATGCCGCAATTACTCTTTCAAAGTACGTTTCGTATGCAGCTATGGTAAGAGAAACTGCAAAAATGCTAACGATAATGATTGTTTTGACTAGAAATACTGATTCCATTTATCGTTTATTTTTTGAAATAAGATTCGTTTTTCTCCATTAAGATTTTATAATCCTCTGAAGCTTTAATTTCCTTCAAGTTTTTATTGTAAGGCCTGCTATCATCAATATTCTTATAATGAGTTGCCGCGTACTTTATTCCAAACTCTGGCTTTATAAGGTCTTTTCTATATTTATTTGCCGAAACTACCGAGTGTCTTGAAACTTGAGTAGGCCCTTCTATTGTCCAGTCTTGGGTTTCTTTTTTATCAAATCGGCAGGTATTACAGATAAATTCATCTACCTCACCCCATTGGTTTTTCCTTCCAGTAACTCTTATTACTTCTTCGCCTTTATACCATAAATGCACTTTACCGCTGCACTTTTCACAGTCTCTATGTGCATCAACAGGCTTACTAAACCAAACTCTATTTTTGAATCGGTAGGTCTTATCAGTTAATGCTCCTACAGGACACACGTCTATTACATTTCCCGAAAAATCGTTATCTATAGCGTTATTGATATAAGTGCTTATTTCGGCATGGTCACCTCTGTGCATTACTCCATGAACACGTTTGTCGGTAATCTGATCAGCAGTGTGAACACAACGATAACACAGAATACAACGATTCATATGTAGTTGTACATATGGGCCTATATTTTCTGGTTCAAAGGTTCTTCTATCCTCTTCAAAACGCTGAGATTCCGTACCATGCTTGAACGAAAAATCTTGTAAATGACATTCACCAGCTTGATCACATAC
This portion of the Spirosomataceae bacterium TFI 002 genome encodes:
- a CDS encoding NADH dehydrogenase subunit G, whose amino-acid sequence is MSTNQELIKVTVDGIQVEVPQGTTILQAARKIGPEVAPPAMCYYKPLEKSGGKCRACLVKVAQGSERDPRPMPKLVASCITPAQDGMVVENYINEEVLEARKGVVEFLLINHPLDCPVCDQAGECHLQDFSFKHGTESQRFEEDRRTFEPENIGPYVQLHMNRCILCYRCVHTADQITDKRVHGVMHRGDHAEISTYINNAIDNDFSGNVIDVCPVGALTDKTYRFKNRVWFSKPVDAHRDCEKCSGKVHLWYKGEEVIRVTGRKNQWGEVDEFICNTCRFDKKETQDWTIEGPTQVSRHSVVSANKYRKDLIKPEFGIKYAATHYKNIDDSRPYNKNLKEIKASEDYKILMEKNESYFKK
- a CDS encoding NADH dehydrogenase subunit I — translated: MQLTNRSKKTDKTPLTLAESSYLPGIARGLGITLKHFFSKKATIRYPEQKRYLGPIFRGHHILKRDEEGRERCTACGLCAVACPAEAISMVAAERVKGEEHLYREEKYAAQYEVNMLRCIFCGLCEEACPKEAVYLRHDKFVPVFTSRENVIYGKDQLVEDMNERYERDAWTKEEMTKLWEKQQAYPVDNN
- a CDS encoding NADH dehydrogenase subunit H — its product is MESVFLVKTIIIVSIFAVSLTIAAYETYFERVIAAFIQDRVGPDYAGPFGLLQPLADAVKLFFKEDFVPNMADKWLFIMGPSLAMLTALMASAVIPFGDSIMLTTGELVLVQGIEVNIGILWVFGVVALGVYGILIGGWASNNKYSLYGAIRAASQNISYELGMGLSIIAILMMSESLSIRSIVTQQHGMDWNIWYQPLGFLVFLTCSFAECNRTPFDLPESENELVAGYHTEYGSMKLGLYLFSEYINMFISSAILASLYFGGFNYPGMDTVYAWLTSSMGTVLGHNLATGVGILVLFIKIAFFIFLYMWVRWTLPRFRYDQLMNLGWKGLIPLAIVNIVITAAAELSGQPLLGTYIGLACFLAALYIVWPFVKPKTAQS
- a CDS encoding NADH dehydrogenase subunit J, with translation MEFLETLKNLTMTQWSFYIVSLLTLLGGIGTVVSKNPMHSVIYLILTFFSLSSIYILLNAQFVAAVNIIVYAGAIMVLFLFVVMFLNLRGESNELDRNVVMIGASVIAGVIGFLLIVTIRNTEIAKLNPYTFNAKAGLIENLGKVMYSKYVLPFELVSVLFLVAMAGAVMLGKREKGERNF